The following are from one region of the Calypte anna isolate BGI_N300 chromosome 13, bCalAnn1_v1.p, whole genome shotgun sequence genome:
- the UNC5A gene encoding netrin receptor UNC5A encodes MGARPRRRRAPAAAATAAAAAPGPLGALLATVLFAAAGAQQSATVANPVSGASLDLLPHFQLEPEDVYIVKNKAVSLACRATPATQIYFKCNGEWVHQGDHITQHSTDRGTGLPVMEVRIEVTRQQVEKIFGLEEYWCQCVAWSSSGTTKSQKAFVRIAYLRKNFEQEPTAREVSIEQGIVLPCRPPEGIPPAEVEWLRNEELVDPELDANVYVTPEHSLVLRQARLADTANYTCVAKNIVARRRSTSAAITVYVNGGWSTWTQWSGCSTSCGRGWQKRSRTCTNPTPLNGGAFCEGQNVQKTACTTLCPVDGAWSEWSKWSVCGTECTHWRSRECSEPAPRNGGRDCHGPELDTRNCTSELCSHAAPGADDVALYVGLVAVAVCLVLLLLVGVLVYCRKKGGLDADVADSSILTAGFQPVSIKPSKADNPSLLTIQPDLSTTTMTYQGSLCPRQDGPAKLQLPNGHLLSPLGAGRHTLHHSSPAAEGAEFVARLSTQSYFRSLPRGTTNMAYGTFNFLGGRLMIPNTGISLLIPPDAIPRGKIYEVYLTLHKQEEVRLPLAGCQTLLSPIVSCGPPGVLLTRPAILAMGHCVEASAENWSIRLKKQSCEGTWEDVLQLGAEPCTELYYCQLEAQACYIFTEQLGRFALVGESLSMAASKRLKLVLFAPAACPSLEYNIRVYCLSDTQDVLKEVIQLEKQLGGQLIGAPRVLHFKDSYHNLRLSIHDMPSSLWKSKLLASYQEIPFYHIWSGLQPFLHCTFTLERLSPSTCELACKIWVWQVEGDGQSFTVNFNIAKDTRFSDWLVPDSEVGAPALVGPSAFKIPFLIRQKIISSLDPPGTRGADWRMLAQKLNLDSHLSFFASKSSPTAMILNLWEARHFPNGNLSQLAAAVAEVGKQDSALFAISEAEC; translated from the exons ATGGGTGCGCGGCCGCGCCGCCGCCgggcccccgccgccgccgccaccgccgccgccgccgcgccggGGCCACTCGGTGCCCTGCTCGCCACTGTCCTCTTCGCCGCTGCCG GTGCTCAACAAAGCGCAACTGTGGCCAACCCAGTGTCCGGAgcatccctggacctgctgcCGCACTTCCAGCTGGAGCCAGAGGACGTCTACATTGTGAAGAACAAGGCAGTGAGCTTGGCCTGCCGTGCCACCCCTGCCACCCAGATCTACTTCAAGTGCAATGGCGAGTGGGTGCACCAGGGTGACCACATCACGCAGCACAGTACTGACCGCGGCACTG ggctgccGGTGATGGAGGTGCGCATTGAGGTGACCCGCCAGCAAGTGGAGAAGATTTTTGGGCTGGAGGAGTACTGGTGCCAGTGTGTGGCCTGGAGCTCCTCTGGCACCACCAAGAGTCAGAAAGCCTTCGTGCGCATCGCCT aTCTGCGCAAGAATTTTGAGCAGGAGCCAACAGCCAGAGAGGTCTCCATTGAGCAGGGCATTGTGCTGCCATGCCGCCCTCCTGAGGGCATCCCCCCAGCTGAG GTGGAGTGGTTGCGCAATGAGGAGCTGGTGGACCCAGAGCTGGATGCCAACGTCTACGTAACACCGGAGCACAGCCTGGTTCTGAGGCAGGCCCGCCTGGCCGACACTGCCAACTACACCTGTGTGGCCAAAAACATCGTGGCCCGTCGCCgcagcacctctgctgccaTCACCGTCTATG TGAACGGAGGCTGGTCGACATGGACACAGTGGTCaggctgcagcaccagctgTGGACGGGGCTGGCAGAAGCGGAGCCGGACCTGCACCAACCCCACGCCCCTCAACGGGGGAGCTTTCTGTGAGGGCCAAAACGTACAGAAAACTGCCTGCACCACTCTCTGCCCAG TGGATGGTGCCTGGTCAGAATGGAGCAAGTGGTCGGTGTGTGGAACCGAATGCACCCACTGGCGGAGTCGGGAGTGCTCAGAGCCAGCACCACGCAACGGGGGCCGGGATTGCCACGGCCCTGAGCTGGACACCCGCAACTGCACCTCCGAGCTCTGCAGCCACG CTGCCCCTGGTGCAGACGACGTAGCACTGTACGTGGGGCTGGTGGCTGTGGCCgtgtgcctggtgctgctgctgctggtgggggtGCTGGTGTACTGCCGTAAGAAGGGGGGCCTGGACGCTGATGTGGCTGACTCGTCCATCCTCACTGCTGGCTTCCAGCCCGTCAGTATCAAGCCCAGCAAGGCCG ACAACCCCAGCCTGCTcaccatccagcctgacctcagCACCACCACCATGACCTACCAGGGCTCACTCTGCCCACGCCAGGATGGCCCTGCCAAGCTCCAGCTGCCAAATGGGCACCTGCTGAGCCCACTGGGTGCTGGGCGGCACACGCTGCACCACAGCTCACCTGCTGCTGAGGGGGCTGAATTCGTGGCCCGGCTCTCCACCCAGAGCTACTTTCGCTCCCTGCCCCGTGGAACCACCAACATGGCCTACGGCACCTTCAACTTCCTGGGGGGGCGGCTCATGATCCCCAACACAG GGATCAGCTTGCTTATTCCACCTGATGCAATCCCACGGGGGAAGATCTATGAGGTCTACCTAACACTGCACaagcaggaggaggtgag GCTGCCCCTGGCTGGCTGTCAGACACTGCTGAGCCCCATCGTCAGCTGTGGCCCTCCTGGGGTCCTTCTCACCCGCCCTGCCATCCTGGCCATGGGTCATTGCGTGGAGGCCAGCGCTGAGAACTGGAGCATCCGGCTGAAGAAGCAGTCGTGTGAAGGCACGTGGGAG gatgtgctgcagctgggcGCCGAGCCGTGCACAGAGCTCTACTACTGCCAGCTGGAAGCTCAGGCTTGCTACATCTTCACGGAGCAGCTGGGGCGCTTCGCCCTGGTGGGGGAATCCCTCAGCATGGCGGCCTCCAAGCGCCTCAAGCTGGTCCTGTTCGCGCCAGCCGCCTGCCCCTCTCTGGAGTACAACATCCGTGTCTACTGCCTCAGTGACACCCAGGATGTCCTCAAG GAGGTGAtccagctggagaagcagctgggggGGCAGCTGATCGGAGCGCCCCGGGTGCTGCACTTCAAGGACAGCTACCACAACCTGCGCCTCTCCATCCACGACATGCCCAGCTCACTCTGGAAGAGCAAACTCCTTGCCAGCTATCAG GAGATCCCTTTCTACCACATTTGGAGCGGGCTGCAGCCCTTCCTGCACTGCACCTTCACCCTGGAGCGCCTGAGCCCCAGCACCTGTGAACTGGCCTGCAAGATCTGGGTCTGGCAGGTGGAGGGTGACGGGCAGAGCTTCACTGTCAACTTCAACATTGCCAAG GACACGAGGTTTTCAGACTGGCTGGTTCCTGACAGTGAGGTGGGCGCCCCAGCTCTGGTGGGCCCCAGTGCCTTCAAGATCCCCTTCCTCATCCGCCAGAAGATCATCAGCAGCCTGGACCCCCCAGGCACCCGGGGAGCTGACTGGAGGATGCTGGCCCAGAAGCTCAACCTTGACAG CCATCTCAGCTTCTTCGCCTCGAAGTCCAGCCCCACGGCCATGATCCTCAACCTGTGGGAAGCACGGCACTTCCCCAATGGCAACCTCTCCCAGCTGGCCGCCGCTGTGGCTGAGGTGGGCAAGCAGGACAGTGCCCTCTTCGCCATCTCCGAGGCTGAGTGCTGA
- the HK3 gene encoding LOW QUALITY PROTEIN: hexokinase-3 (The sequence of the model RefSeq protein was modified relative to this genomic sequence to represent the inferred CDS: substituted 1 base at 1 genomic stop codon), whose protein sequence is MGRARQCQRPSPAAPEDGPHTLVVIGRRFPLYSRLPGGSRDAEGSSSLAHQLGKQDDGPACAPMQRALLSLTIPLEMLQLVKSRMMEAMLKGLSRETHAQSCVQMLPTFICSTPDGTEKGNLLVVELCQKHVRTLWVKLLGDGNYSPEIMYKIFDLPESVMQGKGEEPGYKKRGVASHSMLYLQLFGFIAKCVCQFLSGIDSPQAPIPLGFVFPFSCKKKKLDEAELISWSKGFCCSDVEGKDVVQLLQKAINSQEVYNVDVVALLNDTVGTIMTCSTRDKPCEIGLVVDTGTNSCFMAEAQLVEMVEETSGRMCVNTEWGSFGDDGSLNDILTPYDQRVDQESSDPGLKRFEKLVGGLYLGEIVRHVLVSLTAEKALFVGSNVSTLRTKDVIRTEQVLDIIDGADGMETARKILEALGLSPSERDCCRVQQVCRAVVSRAAALCAAGLAAILTHMREARGLEQLSVNVGVEGQLYQRQPRXRREVDLLLAPLQLSYDDLKHVQALMRQEMELGLGRDTHANASVRMLPTYVCATPDGKEQGKFLALDLGGTNFRVLAVHVGKEGIRMASEIYVIPTTAMTGTGEALFDHIMECIIDFQQKQDLMAQVLPLGFTFSFPCQQLGLDKAVLLNWTKGFNASGCVGEDVVRLLREAAQRKEHLGLKVVAVINDTVGTMMSCGYDDPNCEIGLIVGTGSNACYMEEMRNVGTVEGEQGRMCINMEWGAFGDNGCLGSIFTDFDEQVDEKTINAGKQRFEKLISGMYLGEIVRHILVAMVEKQLLFHGKPCSSLMERNIFQTKFLSTIEVDGLALRQVQGILQDLGIQASFEDSVLVRKVCHTVSLRAAQLCAAGLAAVVEKMRENRGLDKMAVTVGVDGTLYKLHPCFSQNVQKTLRELAPNCNVTFLQSEDGSGKGAALVAAVACRGDEL, encoded by the exons CTCCTCACTAGCTCATCAGCTGGGCAAACAGGATGATGGCCCTGCCTGTGCACCG ATGCAACGAGCCCTGCTGTCACTCACCATCCcactggagatgctgcagctggtgAAGAGTCGCATGATGGAGGCCATGCTCAAGGGGCTGAGCCGTGAGACCCATGCACAGTCCTGTGTGCAGATGTTGCCCACATTCATCTGCTCCACACCCGATGGCACTG agaagggcaacttGTTGGTGGTGGAGCTATGCCAGAAGCATGTCCGGACCTTGTGGGTGAAGCTCCTGGGAGATGGCAACTACAGCCCTGAAATTATGTACAAAATTTTTGACTTACCAGAGAGCGTCATGCAGGGCAAGGGGGAAGAG cctgggtACAAGAAGAGGGGAGTAGCCAGTCACTCAATGTTGTATTTGCAGCTCTTTGGCTTCATTGCAAAATGTGTGTGCCAGTTCCTGTCTGGCATCGACAGCCCCCAGGCCCCCATCCCCTTGGGCTTTGTCTTCCCCTTCAGCTGCAAGAAGAAGAAGCTGGATGAG GCTGAACTCATCTCCTGGTCCAAGGGCTTTTGCTGCAGTGATGTGGAGGGAAAGGACGTTGTGCAGTTGCTGCAGAAAGCCATCAACAGTCAGGAG GTCTACAACGTGGATGTTGTTGCCCTACTGAATGACACTGTAGGTACCATCATGACCTGCAGCACGCGGGACAAACCCTGTGAGATTGGCTTAGTAGTGG ACACTGGCACCAACAGCTGCTTCATGGCTGAGGCACAGCTGGTGGAGATGGTGGAGGAAACCAGTGGGCGGATGTGTGTCAACACTGAGTGGGGCTCATTTGGGGACGATGGCTCCCTGAATGACATCCTGACCCCTTATGACCAACGTGTGGACCAGGAATCCAGTGACCCTGGATTGAAAAG GTTTGAAAAGCTGGTGGGGGGCCTGTACCTGGGGGAGATTGTCCGGCACGTGCTGGTATCTCTGACTGCAGAGAAAGCACTCTTCGTTGGGAGCAATGTCAGCACCCTGAGGACCAAAGATGTGATCAGGACAGAGCAGGTCCTTGATATCATCGA TGGCGCAGATGGCATGGAGACAGCAAGGAAGATTCTGGAGGCTCTGGGGCTGAGCCCCAGCGAGCGGGACTGCTGCCGGGTGCAGCAGGTCTGCCGGGCCGTGGTCAGCCGTGCTGCCGCGCTCTGTGCCGCCGGGCTGGCCGCCATCCTCACCCACATGCGTGAGGCCCGGGGTCTGGAGCAGCTCTCTGTCAACGTGGGGGTGGAGGGACAGCTGTACCAGAGGCAGCCAAGGTGA CGCCGTGAAGtggacctgctgctggcaccacTGCAGCTCAGCTATGATGACCTGAAGCACGTCCAGGCGCTGATGAGGCAGGagatggagctggggctggggcgGGACACCCACGCCAATGCTTCCGTCCGCATGCTGCCCACCTATGTCTGCGCCACCCCCGATGGCAAAG AGCAAGGCAAATTCCTGGCACTGGACCTGGGGGGGACCAATTTCCGGGTGCTGGCGGTGCATGTGGGGAAGGAAGGCATCCGTATGGCCAGTGAGATCTACGTCATCCCGACCACAGCCATGACAGGCACTGGCGAGGCG CTCTTTGACCACATCATGGAGTGCATCATCGACTTCCAGCAGAAGCAGGACCTGATGGCGCAAGTCCTGCCACTCGgcttcaccttctccttcccctgccagcagctgggtcTGGATAAG gcagtgctgctgaacTGGACTAAAGGCTTCAATGCCTCTGGCTGCGTTGGGGAGGATGTGGTCCGGCTGCTGAGGGAGGCTGCCCAGCGCAAAGAA CACTTAGGGCTGAAGGTGGTGGCTGTGATCAACGACACGGTGGGAACCATGATGTCCTGTGGCTATGATGATCCAAATTGTGAAATCGGCCTTATTGTGG GGACAGGGTCCAATGCCTGCTACATGGAGGAGATGAGGAACGTGGGAACCGTGGAGGGGGAGCAGGGACGCATGTGCATCAACATGGAGTGGGGGGCCTTCGGGGACAACGGCTGCCTGGGTAGCATCTTCACCGATTTCGATGAGCAGGTGGATGAGAAAACAATTAATGCGGGCAAGCAGAG GTTTGAGAAGCTCATCAGTGGCATGTACCTGGGTGAGATTGTGCGCCACATCCTAGTGGCAATGGTAGAGAAACAGCTCCTATTCCATGGCAAGCCCTGCTCCAGTCTCATGGAAAGAAACATCTTTCAGACCAAGTTCCTCTCCACCATCGAGGT TGATGGGCTGGCCCTGCGGCAGGTCCAGGGCATCCTGCAGGACCTGGGGATCCAGGCCAGCTTCGAGGACAGTGTACTGGTGCGAAAGGTGTGCCACACTGTGTCCCTACgggcagcccagctctgtgctgcaggctTGGCTGCTGTGGTGGAGAAAATGCGGGAGAACCGTGGCCTAGATAAGATGGCTGTCACCGTGGGGGTGGATGGCACCTTGTACAAGCTGCACCCATG CTTCTCCCAGAACGTCCAGAAGACACTGCGGGAACTGGCACCCAACTGCAACGTCACCTTCCTGCAATCAGAGGATGGCTCAGGGAAAGGGGCTGCACTCGTGGCAGCCGTGGCCTGCCGTGGGGATGAGCTCTAA